CCACCATACGCGGGTCGATCTCAACCTGCCGGACAACGACATCGTCGGTCCGCTGAAGGATCGCGGTGGACATAACGGCATGATTCTGCGCCACGGCGCGGTCGCCGCCGAGTGGGGCGACACCGGGCGCGTCGACATGACCTACAGCATCTCGAAGAGCTACCTGTCGACCGTCGCCGGTCTGGCCTTCGATCGCGGCATGATCCGCGACCTCGACGAACGCGTCGCCGTGCTGGTTCCGACCGAGCACTTCAGCGGCGAGCACAACGGCCAGATCACCTGGCGGCACCTGCTGCGCCAGACGAGCGAGTGGACCGGCACGCTGTGGGGCAAGCGCGACATCGCCGACCGCCGCAAGGGTGTCGACCGCGAGATCCAGCAGCCCGGCACGTTCTACGAATATAACGATGTGCGAGTAAATCTGCTCTCGTTCGCCCTGATGAACATCTGGAAGCGTCCGCTGCCGGAGGTCATCAAGGAGTACGTCATGGATCCGATCGGTGCGTCGGACACCTGGGAGTGGCACGGTTACAGCACATCCTGGGAAGAGATCGACGGGCAGAAGATCCACGGCGTCTCAGGCGGCGGCCACTTCGGCGGCGGCGTCTGGATCGCCACTCCTGACCACGCGCGCTTCGGCCAGCTCTTCCTGCAGCGCGGCAAGTGGGACGGCCAGCAGCTCATCTCCGAGCGCTGGATCGACGAAGCCACGACGCCGGCATCAGTCGAGCCGACCTACGGCTTCATGTGGTGGCTCAACCCGGACCACCTGATGTTCCCGAGCCTGCCGACCAACAGCTACGCGGCGCGCGGCGCAGGCAGCAACATCATCTACATCTCCCCCGACGACGACCTCGTCATCGTCCTGCGCTGGGTCGACGGCGCGTCGATGGATGCGTGTCTG
This window of the Thermomicrobiales bacterium genome carries:
- a CDS encoding beta-lactamase family protein, with the translated sequence MASTTDLERRDPADLGFDPEKLSAAIAFVSDHEARGDHHTRVDLNLPDNDIVGPLKDRGGHNGMILRHGAVAAEWGDTGRVDMTYSISKSYLSTVAGLAFDRGMIRDLDERVAVLVPTEHFSGEHNGQITWRHLLRQTSEWTGTLWGKRDIADRRKGVDREIQQPGTFYEYNDVRVNLLSFALMNIWKRPLPEVIKEYVMDPIGASDTWEWHGYSTSWEEIDGQKIHGVSGGGHFGGGVWIATPDHARFGQLFLQRGKWDGQQLISERWIDEATTPASVEPTYGFMWWLNPDHLMFPSLPTNSYAARGAGSNIIYISPDDDLVIVLRWVDGASMDACLAEVHKALK